CTGGCCATTCCAAAGGTTCTATTTCTCTTTTAATAGAAGAAGAGGGAGTTATAATTACAGGAGATGTTATTCCGCTTAGAGGAGACCTGCCAATTTACGAGGATATTGAAACTTCTGTAAATTCCATTAAGAAATTAAAGTCTACCTCTGGAATTGAAACACTATTAGCTTCATGGGATGACCCTCAAGAAGGTGAAAATGTATATCAAATCATTGATGATGCTTTGGATTACCTTCAAACTATTCATGAGTCAGTTATAAAAGTTAACAAAATGAATCCATCTTTAGAGCCTATGGAATTCTGTAAGATGGTTTTAAAAGATTTAGGAATACCTGAAGTAGCTGCAAATCCAATAGTTGCCATGTCTTTTCAGGCTAACCTGAATGTTCGTGAAAATCAGGATTTATTTTCATAAAATCCAATTTAATTTCTTTTTTTAGATTATATTCCTTTTTCAAGCTCTGTAACCATAACAGTCCTGTCCGAGTTATTATAAAATCCATTTTTAATATAAAATTCCTCAGCAGGTATCCCTTTATTGGTTAATAAAACCAAACGCGTGTACTCTTCTTCAATAAGCTGTTTTTTAATATAATCCATCATTCTGGTTCCAATTCCGTTTCCCTGGCTTTCATTTCTCACATAAAACTCATCCATGAAAAATTCTTTTCCCACCCACCATGACCTCTTGTGGCCAAAGCAAACTGCTACCAGACTTAATCCATTATATGCAACATATCCATCAAAAACAGGGTTTTCAATTAATTCTATTAAATAAGTTCTTGCCTGCTCCAAAGATACCCAGTTATCATACCATGGATACGCTGAAAACACTTCTTTAAACAGTTCGGCACAGTTATCCTCATCCTGAACTGTGAATTTTCTCATTAAAAGATTTTCATCTTGATAATCTAATTTCATACCGCTAAATCCATGCAAATAATCAAAATGATTCTTCAAGTGCCTTGAAATTGGAGCGCTTGCAAAATGATCTTTAACTGCTGTTTTTATGGACATAATTATCTCCCCCTAACAGTTTAGTAGCTAAACTGTTTGATAAAAAAAATATTATTTTTTATTCTTTAAAAAGGTATCGATATATTCTTCAATTTTAGGCAAAATCTGGAGAAAAGAGTCAATTTGTTCAGGAGTAAACATTTCTAAATGGTTTATAAACTCCCCTTCCATCTTTTTATGGAAATTATCCTGAATTTTAAATGCATTTTGCCCCTTTTCAGTTAAAGATAAGATAATCTCTTTCCCATAATCCTTATTTCGTTCCTTATTTATGAAACCTTTATCTTGAAGTTTATTTACAACCTGTGAAACAGCGCCTTTTGTAATTTCAAGTCTTTTACTTAATCCAGTAACATTATTTTCATATCCGCTTCCAACAGCCACTATAACATGAAACTCAGAAGGATAAAGTTTTTCCCCATTTCCAACATCTATGGACATCTTTTCCAGTTCGTTGAACTTCTTTGTGATCCTCAAGAATTGAACCATCATTTTAAATATGGTTTCATGAGTGATTTCGTCTGGTTTCATTTAATTAAACCCTGTATTTAAGTTATTTTCAGAATGTGCAATCAACGTAGTATTTAAATAAAAATAAGTGAAAAATAAAAAATAATTTGATAAATCTCTTTTAAAGATTTTATGCAAACTCAATAGTGCTAGGTGGTTTATCACTGACTGAAAGAGCCACATGAGTTACTTCAGAAACTTCAGCAGTAATTCGTGCTGAAATTGTCCTTATCATTTCCCATGGAAGTTCAGGCACATTGGCTGTCATTGCATCCCACGATTCC
This genomic window from Methanobacterium sp. contains:
- a CDS encoding GNAT family N-acetyltransferase codes for the protein MSIKTAVKDHFASAPISRHLKNHFDYLHGFSGMKLDYQDENLLMRKFTVQDEDNCAELFKEVFSAYPWYDNWVSLEQARTYLIELIENPVFDGYVAYNGLSLVAVCFGHKRSWWVGKEFFMDEFYVRNESQGNGIGTRMMDYIKKQLIEEEYTRLVLLTNKGIPAEEFYIKNGFYNNSDRTVMVTELEKGI
- a CDS encoding MarR family winged helix-turn-helix transcriptional regulator, which encodes MKPDEITHETIFKMMVQFLRITKKFNELEKMSIDVGNGEKLYPSEFHVIVAVGSGYENNVTGLSKRLEITKGAVSQVVNKLQDKGFINKERNKDYGKEIILSLTEKGQNAFKIQDNFHKKMEGEFINHLEMFTPEQIDSFLQILPKIEEYIDTFLKNKK